One Spiroplasma endosymbiont of Cantharis nigra DNA segment encodes these proteins:
- a CDS encoding aldo/keto reductase has translation MNKILDKALKFNNGLEIPQIGLGTYELVDEKETLESIKAALNAGYKHIDTASIYQNHKIIAQAIKESGVDRQSLFITSKVWNSHNKYELAKEAINDILKELEIDYIDLLLIHWPTEYKLECWKALEEAVDQGKVRSIGVSNFQVHHLQEILENCRIKPVINQIELHPALQNLEVVKFCQANDILVQSWGTMMRGKCFEVEEIKTLAKKYKKSEAQICLRWGLQMGYIIIPKSSKPSRVIDNIQIEDFELTQEDMKLLGKIKNERVGPDPDNFDF, from the coding sequence ATGAATAAAATACTCGATAAAGCTTTAAAATTTAATAATGGTTTAGAAATACCGCAAATAGGATTAGGAACATATGAATTAGTTGATGAAAAGGAGACATTGGAATCTATTAAAGCAGCTTTAAACGCTGGATATAAACATATAGATACAGCATCTATTTATCAAAACCATAAAATAATAGCTCAAGCTATTAAGGAAAGTGGAGTAGATCGTCAATCATTATTTATTACTTCAAAAGTGTGAAATTCACATAATAAATATGAGTTGGCAAAAGAAGCTATTAATGATATTTTAAAAGAATTAGAAATAGACTATATTGATTTACTTTTAATTCACTGACCAACTGAATATAAATTAGAATGTTGAAAAGCATTAGAAGAAGCAGTTGATCAAGGAAAAGTGAGATCAATTGGAGTAAGTAACTTTCAAGTACATCACTTGCAAGAAATATTAGAAAATTGTAGAATTAAGCCTGTAATCAATCAAATTGAATTACATCCTGCTTTACAAAATCTAGAAGTTGTTAAATTTTGTCAAGCAAATGATATTTTAGTTCAATCATGAGGAACAATGATGAGAGGAAAATGTTTTGAGGTTGAAGAAATTAAAACATTAGCTAAAAAATATAAAAAGTCAGAAGCTCAAATATGTCTAAGATGAGGATTACAAATGGGTTACATAATAATACCAAAATCTTCAAAACCAAGTAGAGTAATTGATAACATTCAAATAGAAGATTTTGAGTTAACTCAAGAAGATATGAAATTACTAGGAAAAATAAAAAATGAAAGAGTTGGGCCAGATCCAGATAACTTCGATTTTTAA
- a CDS encoding lipoprotein gives MKKLLTLLGAFGMLTSAGATVVACGSTGPNIIDPEDDWSEIIEEFNSDLSSLFQDYKDDQLKYLINIETNEATVRDENKLKFFTKSNVESFLNSGKDLTDEQKRDILSDLELTMDKVKLEDEIKLLAKEEKYSILFSKIEGNLLDDFKIVSDIKVISNADSKDEEEAYYANIIFDYEIYVNYSKSSEEKAKFKIEDNFKFTITDSSKFGEIFKDIVENIQKDFLSSVKNDTMTDFANIDFKNLGTDKADLENTDQEIKEYFNKDEYFRDKLALFIDDNYIDNNLSINAKFQNQIITNTKRDIEWQVEYRNEASELTTSTFKDKKEFGKGTKIYNQVSLLTGHDMTTAAGQQKIEEYIEKSTELEEKKFNDKFDEITKDIENNLLLKENVLKVGKIRLNSLTIVTSSGYIHQLPDFSLMMGYYSDESNKRDSEITAKKFKDNIVTAISEFQKIYEVDFSKRNNAFFGGFKDSSVVFKKWNWTNTQWNGREVWENMSLRTLELVQYREELLANSNQSHFDFQLGRNTKGFGVYKTDQRISLSEFRETSDLKKELNLYIEFDYFKLKLDGELENYKDWYENRLFTGLDKDEYLK, from the coding sequence ATGAAAAAGTTATTAACACTTTTGGGAGCATTTGGAATGCTTACGTCAGCTGGAGCAACTGTAGTTGCTTGTGGATCAACTGGCCCAAATATAATTGATCCAGAAGATGATTGATCAGAAATTATTGAGGAATTTAACTCTGATTTATCATCATTATTTCAAGATTATAAAGATGATCAATTGAAATATTTAATTAATATTGAGACTAATGAAGCAACTGTAAGAGATGAAAATAAACTGAAATTTTTTACAAAATCTAATGTAGAGAGTTTCTTGAATAGTGGTAAAGACCTTACAGATGAACAAAAAAGAGATATTTTAAGTGACTTAGAATTGACAATGGATAAAGTAAAACTTGAAGACGAAATAAAATTATTGGCTAAAGAAGAAAAATATTCTATCTTATTTTCTAAGATAGAAGGTAATTTATTAGATGATTTTAAGATTGTTAGTGATATTAAAGTTATAAGTAATGCTGATTCAAAAGATGAAGAAGAAGCATATTATGCAAATATTATTTTTGATTATGAAATTTATGTAAATTATTCAAAATCAAGTGAAGAAAAAGCAAAATTTAAAATTGAAGACAACTTTAAATTTACAATTACAGATAGTTCAAAATTTGGAGAAATATTTAAAGATATAGTAGAAAATATTCAAAAAGATTTTCTTTCTTCAGTAAAAAATGACACCATGACAGACTTTGCAAATATTGATTTCAAAAATTTAGGTACAGACAAAGCTGATTTAGAAAATACAGATCAAGAAATCAAAGAGTATTTTAACAAAGATGAATACTTTAGAGATAAATTAGCTCTTTTCATTGATGATAATTATATTGATAATAATTTATCTATTAATGCAAAATTTCAAAATCAAATAATTACAAATACTAAAAGAGATATTGAATGACAAGTTGAGTATAGAAATGAAGCAAGTGAATTAACTACATCGACATTTAAAGACAAAAAAGAATTTGGTAAAGGTACTAAAATTTATAATCAAGTAAGTTTATTAACAGGTCATGATATGACAACTGCTGCTGGACAACAAAAAATTGAAGAGTATATTGAAAAATCAACTGAGTTAGAAGAAAAAAAATTCAATGATAAGTTTGATGAAATTACAAAAGATATTGAAAATAATTTATTATTAAAAGAAAATGTATTAAAAGTTGGAAAAATTAGGCTTAATAGTTTAACAATAGTAACTTCTAGTGGATATATTCATCAACTACCAGATTTTTCATTAATGATGGGTTATTATTCAGATGAAAGTAATAAAAGAGATAGTGAAATAACAGCAAAAAAATTTAAAGATAATATAGTTACAGCTATTAGCGAATTTCAAAAAATTTATGAAGTGGATTTTAGCAAAAGAAATAATGCTTTCTTTGGTGGATTTAAAGATAGTTCTGTTGTATTTAAAAAATGAAATTGAACTAATACACAATGAAATGGTAGAGAAGTTTGAGAAAATATGAGTTTAAGAACTTTGGAACTAGTTCAATATAGAGAAGAATTATTGGCAAATTCAAATCAAAGTCATTTTGATTTTCAATTAGGAAGAAATACAAAAGGTTTTGGTGTTTATAAAACTGATCAAAGAATTAGTCTTTCAGAATTTAGAGAAACCAGTGATCTTAAAAAAGAACTTAATCTTTATATAGAATTTGATTATTTCAAACTAAAATTAGATGGTGAACTAGAAAATTATAAAGATTGATATGAAAATAGACTATTTACAGGTTTAGATAAAGATGAATATTTAAAATAA
- a CDS encoding ABC transporter ATP-binding protein has translation MEKIITFKNFTKKFKTNQIGPINFDIERGSITALLGGSGSGKTVVLNALTGIIKKYKGEIIIEKINRKNRKSYLINKSMGYYTQMDFSLYDISAYNFLYDSCKIFGLAKNKIKEKIEYWLTFFELWDKKDKKLKNFSWGMKNRMNFIICFIKEPDIIILDEPGANLDSIWRNKIKNLLIKFKSEGKTIVVTVHNIDELAELFDDYIILESGAIIFKGSKKELDLYNKFKIFFSVKVDIKKFRDFMNSKKIKTFKYDSLENSIVFASNSAEEINWVFLFLLKESVPIKNLIKLSISMESIYKALEKNE, from the coding sequence ATGGAGAAAATAATTACTTTTAAAAACTTTACTAAAAAGTTTAAAACAAATCAAATTGGACCTATAAACTTTGATATTGAAAGGGGTTCAATTACTGCTTTATTAGGTGGTAGTGGTAGTGGTAAAACAGTTGTACTAAATGCCCTAACAGGAATTATCAAAAAATATAAAGGTGAAATTATAATAGAAAAAATTAATAGAAAAAATAGAAAATCATATTTAATAAATAAAAGTATGGGTTACTACACTCAAATGGATTTTTCTCTTTATGATATTTCTGCATATAATTTTTTATACGATAGTTGTAAAATTTTTGGTTTGGCAAAAAATAAAATAAAAGAAAAAATTGAATATTGATTAACTTTTTTTGAACTATGAGATAAAAAAGATAAAAAGTTAAAAAACTTCTCATGAGGAATGAAAAATAGAATGAATTTTATAATTTGCTTTATTAAGGAACCTGATATTATTATTCTAGATGAGCCAGGTGCCAATCTAGATTCAATTTGAAGAAATAAAATAAAAAACCTTTTAATAAAATTTAAAAGTGAGGGTAAAACAATAGTTGTTACTGTTCATAATATTGATGAGTTAGCAGAATTATTTGATGATTATATAATACTTGAATCAGGAGCTATTATTTTTAAAGGCTCAAAAAAGGAATTGGATTTATATAATAAGTTTAAAATATTTTTTAGTGTTAAAGTTGATATTAAAAAATTTAGGGACTTTATGAATTCTAAAAAAATAAAAACTTTTAAATATGATTCTTTAGAAAATTCAATTGTATTTGCTTCAAACTCTGCTGAAGAAATTAACTGAGTATTTTTATTTTTATTAAAAGAATCCGTTCCAATTAAAAATTTAATTAAATTATCAATTAGTATGGAATCGATTTATAAAGCCTTAGAAAAAAATGAATAA
- a CDS encoding lipoprotein — translation MKKLLGLLSTIGLVAATSTTVIACKTDVTTDPDDDLSEIIEDFNSELSSLFQNYKDEQLKNLINVDVPSTEESKFKFFTKSNVENFLNSGKELTAEQKNDILSDLELTMDKDKLEGEIRKLANQEKYSILFSNIEGNLLDNFKIVSDIEVISNADSKTEEEAYYANIIFDYEIYVNYSKSSEEKAKFKIEDNFKFTITDNLDFGAIFKDIVENIQKDFLSSVKNKTMENFANIDYENLDTDKGHLENTDTEIKNYINKDENFKDNLAMFINENYIKNLPIKAKFQNKEIINNKREIEWLAEYRNEASEITTSTYKTKTEFNKGTKIYNQVSLITGYDMKTDEGKAKIDEYMKNSTKAEELKFNYQINELTKDIEDNLLLKENVLKIGKIRLYSLSIVTSNNYVHQLPDISLMMGYYSNKSNKRDSEITANKFKDNIVTAISEFQRIYEVDFNKRNSAFFGGFKENAIIYKKWNWTNTQWNGREVWENMSLRTLELVQYREELLANSKQSHFDFQLGRYSKGFGVYKTDKRISLSEFRETSDLKKELNLYIEFDYFKLKIDGELENYQDWYENRLFTSLDNNEYLK, via the coding sequence ATGAAAAAATTATTGGGATTATTATCAACAATTGGGTTAGTTGCTGCAACAAGTACAACTGTTATTGCTTGTAAAACAGATGTTACAACTGACCCAGATGATGATTTATCAGAAATTATTGAAGATTTCAATTCTGAATTATCATCATTATTTCAAAATTATAAAGATGAACAATTAAAAAATTTAATTAATGTTGATGTGCCATCAACAGAAGAAAGTAAATTTAAATTTTTTACAAAATCTAATGTAGAAAATTTCTTAAATAGTGGTAAAGAACTAACTGCTGAACAAAAAAATGATATTTTAAGTGACTTAGAATTAACAATGGACAAAGATAAACTTGAAGGTGAGATAAGGAAGTTAGCAAATCAAGAAAAGTATTCAATATTATTCTCTAATATAGAAGGTAATTTATTAGATAATTTTAAAATTGTTAGTGATATTGAAGTTATAAGTAATGCTGATTCAAAAACTGAGGAAGAAGCATATTATGCAAATATTATTTTTGATTATGAAATTTATGTAAATTACTCAAAATCAAGTGAAGAAAAGGCAAAATTTAAAATTGAGGACAACTTTAAATTTACAATTACAGATAATTTGGATTTTGGAGCAATATTTAAAGATATAGTAGAAAATATTCAAAAAGATTTTCTTTCGTCAGTAAAAAATAAAACTATGGAGAATTTCGCAAATATTGATTATGAAAATTTAGATACAGATAAAGGTCATTTAGAAAACACAGATACTGAAATTAAAAATTACATTAATAAAGATGAAAACTTTAAAGATAATTTAGCTATGTTTATTAATGAAAATTATATTAAAAATTTACCTATTAAAGCAAAGTTTCAAAATAAAGAGATTATAAATAATAAAAGAGAAATTGAATGACTTGCTGAATATAGAAATGAGGCAAGTGAAATAACTACATCTACTTATAAAACAAAAACAGAGTTTAATAAGGGTACTAAAATCTATAATCAAGTAAGTTTAATTACAGGATATGATATGAAAACTGATGAAGGAAAAGCAAAAATTGATGAGTATATGAAAAACTCTACTAAGGCAGAAGAATTAAAATTTAATTATCAAATTAATGAATTAACTAAGGATATTGAAGATAATTTATTATTAAAGGAAAATGTATTAAAAATTGGAAAAATTAGACTTTATTCTTTATCAATAGTAACTTCTAATAACTATGTTCATCAGTTGCCAGATATTTCATTAATGATGGGTTATTATTCAAATAAAAGTAATAAAAGAGATAGTGAAATAACAGCAAATAAATTTAAAGATAATATAGTTACAGCTATTAGTGAATTTCAAAGAATTTATGAAGTAGATTTTAATAAAAGAAATAGTGCATTTTTTGGTGGATTTAAAGAAAATGCTATTATATATAAAAAATGAAATTGAACTAATACACAATGAAATGGTAGAGAAGTTTGAGAAAATATGAGCTTAAGAACTTTGGAACTAGTTCAATATAGAGAAGAATTATTGGCAAATTCAAAACAAAGTCATTTTGATTTTCAATTAGGAAGATATTCAAAAGGTTTTGGTGTTTATAAAACTGATAAAAGAATTAGTCTTTCAGAATTTAGAGAAACAAGTGATCTTAAAAAAGAACTTAATCTTTATATAGAATTTGATTATTTCAAACTAAAAATAGATGGTGAATTGGAAAACTATCAAGATTGATATGAAAATAGGTTATTCACAAGTTTAGATAATAATGAATATTTAAAGTAA
- a CDS encoding ABC transporter ATP-binding protein, translating to MEKIITFKNFTKKFKANQIGPISFDIKRGSITALLGGSGSGKTVVLNALTGIIKKYKGEIILKKSNRRSRKSYLENKSMGYYTQMDFSLYDISAYNFLYDSCKIFGLAKNKIKEKIEYWLTFFELWDKKDKKLKNFSWGMKNRMNFIICFIKEPDIIILDEPGANLDSIWRNKIKNLLIKFKNEGKTIVVTVHNIDELAELFDDYIILESGAIIFKGSKKELDLYNKFKIFFSVKVDIKKFRDFMNSKKIKTFKYDPLENSIVFASNSAEEINWVFLFLLKESVPIKNLIKLSISMESIYKALEKNE from the coding sequence ATGGAGAAAATAATTACTTTTAAAAACTTTACAAAAAAGTTTAAAGCAAATCAAATTGGTCCTATCAGTTTTGATATTAAAAGGGGTTCAATTACGGCTTTATTAGGTGGTAGTGGCAGTGGTAAAACAGTTGTATTAAATGCTTTAACAGGAATTATTAAAAAATATAAAGGTGAAATTATACTTAAAAAAAGTAATAGAAGAAGTAGGAAATCATATTTAGAAAACAAAAGTATGGGTTACTATACTCAAATGGACTTTTCTCTTTATGATATTTCTGCATATAATTTTTTATATGATAGTTGCAAAATTTTTGGTCTGGCAAAAAATAAAATAAAGGAAAAGATTGAATATTGATTAACTTTTTTTGAATTATGAGATAAGAAAGATAAAAAATTAAAAAATTTTTCATGAGGAATGAAAAATAGAATGAATTTTATAATTTGCTTTATTAAGGAACCCGATATTATTATTCTAGATGAACCTGGAGCTAATCTAGATTCAATTTGAAGAAATAAAATTAAAAATCTTCTAATAAAATTTAAAAATGAGGGTAAAACAATAGTTGTTACTGTTCATAATATTGATGAGTTAGCAGAATTATTTGATGACTATATAATACTTGAATCAGGAGCTATTATTTTTAAGGGTTCAAAAAAAGAATTAGATTTATATAATAAGTTTAAAATCTTTTTTAGTGTTAAAGTTGATATTAAAAAATTCAGAGATTTTATGAATTCTAAAAAAATAAAAACTTTCAAATATGATCCTTTAGAAAATTCAATTGTATTTGCTTCAAACTCTGCTGAAGAGATTAACTGAGTATTCTTATTTCTATTAAAAGAATCAGTTCCGATTAAAAATTTAATAAAATTATCAATTAGTATGGAATCAATTTATAAAGCCTTAGAAAAAAATGAGTAA
- a CDS encoding lipoprotein — MKKLLSLLGVISLVTTASATVVACGDTTRPVVTNYDKVLNEFKAEINQIVNEHLQEVSKNFYIKEGKSNESFRFIKKSEIEKFMDGSQSKVGDYSIMEDFSKDFNSLLQEDILKYKINSLAKKENYSIILNGVDNVYQGVNLPVASQINLLNINKEVDGTLTWFSTIEFNYSIIVNYKNQEKNSEEYKITNLNSVISLTDNEKIADKVQKFYAQIEKKFILNEVSSISGEKLDINKNYLENNDKEILDYLNGKDYSDSFRTFVNENFQLELKEFEYGQFEKLTRDISYRSEAKKISDSSTITKYQDILFKNEGDFSEIFNATKNDADDLIIKQLESSLDKIEKNLHLTEETKDIRKNSIRMYGSNVTKLSYKVDNNTFISMPDVHLNLSYVKNNGISREEIQEDIAQNIEVAMNAFYEIYGIDLNPEEQQHLARPNWFYFKNNDSKVKKEWNKVWPYPDLNKSSDSNEISSILSLTANSTLNDYRYELLKNSKQSNFNFAVDWSDPANMDNRWYQIRTDSYRERAVYITRNTVNDEILFNTTFEFDYLKLNFSNHMDLTKVSPTLFYLGDTNLIRK; from the coding sequence ATGAAAAAATTATTAAGTTTATTAGGTGTTATTAGTTTAGTAACTACAGCAAGTGCAACTGTTGTTGCTTGTGGCGATACTACTAGACCAGTTGTTACAAATTATGATAAAGTTTTAAATGAATTTAAAGCAGAAATAAATCAAATTGTAAATGAACATTTACAAGAAGTATCTAAGAATTTTTACATTAAAGAGGGTAAATCAAATGAAAGTTTTAGATTTATTAAGAAATCTGAAATAGAAAAATTCATGGATGGAAGTCAATCAAAAGTTGGTGACTACTCAATAATGGAAGATTTTTCAAAAGATTTTAATTCATTACTACAAGAGGATATTCTAAAATATAAAATTAACTCTTTAGCAAAAAAAGAAAACTACTCAATTATTTTAAATGGAGTAGATAATGTCTATCAAGGAGTTAATTTACCTGTTGCAAGTCAAATTAATCTATTAAATATAAATAAAGAAGTAGATGGAACTTTAACTTGATTTAGTACAATTGAGTTTAATTATTCAATTATAGTTAATTATAAAAATCAAGAAAAAAATAGTGAAGAGTATAAAATAACAAACTTAAATAGTGTTATATCATTAACGGATAATGAAAAAATTGCTGATAAAGTTCAAAAATTTTATGCTCAGATTGAAAAAAAATTTATATTGAATGAAGTTAGTTCAATTAGTGGTGAAAAGTTAGATATTAATAAGAACTATTTGGAAAATAATGATAAAGAAATTTTAGATTATTTAAATGGAAAAGACTATTCAGATAGCTTTAGAACTTTTGTTAATGAAAATTTTCAATTGGAATTAAAAGAGTTTGAATATGGTCAATTTGAAAAATTAACAAGAGATATTTCATATCGATCAGAAGCAAAAAAAATAAGTGATTCTTCTACCATTACTAAATATCAAGATATTTTATTTAAAAATGAGGGCGATTTCTCAGAAATTTTTAATGCTACAAAGAATGACGCTGATGATTTAATTATTAAGCAGTTGGAAAGCAGTTTAGATAAAATTGAAAAAAACTTACATTTGACAGAAGAAACAAAAGATATAAGAAAAAATAGTATAAGAATGTATGGGTCTAATGTAACTAAATTAAGTTATAAAGTCGACAATAATACATTTATTAGTATGCCAGATGTACATTTAAATTTATCATATGTAAAAAATAATGGAATATCTAGAGAAGAAATTCAAGAAGATATAGCTCAGAATATAGAAGTTGCTATGAATGCATTTTATGAAATATATGGAATAGATCTTAATCCTGAAGAACAACAGCATTTAGCTAGACCTAATTGATTTTATTTTAAAAATAATGATTCAAAAGTAAAAAAGGAATGGAACAAAGTATGACCATATCCTGATTTAAATAAAAGCTCGGATAGTAATGAAATATCATCTATTTTAAGTTTAACAGCGAACTCTACTTTAAATGATTATAGATATGAACTACTTAAAAATTCTAAACAAAGTAACTTTAATTTTGCAGTAGATTGAAGTGATCCAGCAAATATGGATAATAGATGATATCAAATCAGAACTGATAGTTATAGAGAACGAGCAGTTTATATTACAAGAAATACTGTTAATGATGAAATATTATTTAATACAACCTTTGAGTTTGATTATCTAAAGCTAAATTTTAGTAATCATATGGATTTAACAAAGGTTTCACCTACACTATTTTATTTAGGTGATACTAACCTAATAAGGAAGTAA
- a CDS encoding ABC transporter ATP-binding protein — translation MEKLIVFDNFQKKFKTNLIGPISFNVEKGKIVGLLGSSGSGKTVILNALLGIIKKYKGKIVVNNWDRKSHSYQKANRVIGYYTQMDFTLHDISAYNFLKDSCMIMGINNDKIKQRVEYWMKYFDIWEHRSKKLKDFSWGMKNRMNLILCFIKEPELIIMDEPGANLDSYWRNKVKNLLVDFKKQGKTIVITVHNIDEISDIIDDYIILESGKKIFEGSKESIDIYAKYKLFIKDQFDVNSFRNYLMQENILSFKYDSDENSLVIAAKTYRQINYLFLYLIKNNLPLVNLLKLPINMESIHKALESKGITEINNIEKHNLKQDIITKKNKKIKKVKPKNARLKK, via the coding sequence ATGGAAAAATTAATAGTATTTGATAATTTTCAAAAGAAGTTTAAAACAAATCTAATAGGACCTATTAGTTTTAATGTTGAAAAGGGAAAAATTGTTGGATTGCTTGGTTCTAGTGGAAGTGGAAAAACTGTTATTTTAAATGCATTACTTGGAATAATAAAAAAGTATAAAGGAAAAATTGTAGTAAATAATTGAGATCGAAAATCACATAGTTATCAAAAAGCAAATAGAGTAATAGGGTACTACACTCAAATGGATTTTACATTACATGATATATCTGCATATAACTTTCTAAAAGATAGTTGTATGATAATGGGAATTAACAATGATAAGATAAAGCAAAGAGTTGAATATTGAATGAAATACTTTGATATTTGAGAGCATAGATCTAAAAAACTAAAGGACTTTTCATGAGGAATGAAAAATCGAATGAATTTAATATTATGCTTTATAAAAGAACCAGAACTAATTATTATGGATGAACCAGGAGCAAATTTAGATTCTTATTGAAGAAATAAGGTTAAAAATTTGTTAGTTGATTTTAAAAAACAAGGTAAAACAATAGTTATTACTGTTCACAATATTGATGAAATTTCAGATATTATTGATGATTATATTATTTTGGAAAGTGGTAAAAAAATTTTTGAAGGGTCAAAAGAAAGTATAGATATTTATGCTAAGTATAAATTATTTATTAAAGATCAATTTGATGTTAACTCATTTAGAAATTATTTAATGCAAGAAAATATCTTATCTTTTAAATATGACAGTGATGAAAATTCACTAGTAATTGCTGCTAAAACTTATCGCCAAATTAATTACTTATTTTTATACTTAATTAAAAATAATTTACCTTTAGTGAATCTTTTAAAGTTACCAATAAATATGGAATCCATTCATAAGGCTTTGGAAAGTAAAGGAATAACAGAAATTAATAATATTGAAAAACATAATTTAAAACAAGACATAATAACTAAAAAAAATAAAAAAATAAAAAAAGTCAAACCTAAAAATGCGAGATTAAAGAAGTAA
- a CDS encoding IS3 family transposase, with the protein MIRNGKWSYKKVQWNDGKSKEKINYIYKIIEEFKYKYRISDLCKLLKITRSSYYRWVSNGKKDYIIKIDINIAKEIKFHFFKYKGIYGSPRITICLKNKGIKISQNKVARIMRIYKMYSVIRVKKMIRKPKEKKSITHGPNIVNRKWEIYEKNECWVTDITYLPLNNKFAYLSILKDVKTGFIVGYKLSKINDIKIYRDTLINSTKYRNDISKSLIIHSDNGSQYTSFFAKNYSKKNNIIISLSRPGNSIDNAICETFFSSLKEEWKKELKVNSFEKLESSISKYIHFYNYERIRVKTSNPPSYEYFNNWNKIKVIALNAITL; encoded by the coding sequence ATGATTAGAAATGGAAAATGAAGTTATAAAAAAGTTCAATGAAATGATGGAAAATCAAAAGAAAAAATAAATTATATTTATAAAATCATAGAAGAATTTAAATACAAATATCGTATTTCGGATTTATGTAAGCTTTTAAAAATTACTAGATCAAGTTACTATAGGTGAGTTAGCAATGGTAAAAAGGATTATATTATAAAAATAGACATTAATATTGCAAAAGAAATAAAGTTTCACTTTTTTAAATATAAAGGTATTTATGGTAGTCCAAGAATAACAATATGTTTAAAAAATAAGGGAATAAAGATTAGTCAAAATAAAGTAGCAAGAATAATGAGAATATATAAGATGTATTCAGTAATTAGAGTTAAAAAGATGATTAGAAAACCTAAGGAAAAGAAAAGTATTACTCATGGACCCAATATTGTTAATAGAAAATGAGAAATTTATGAGAAGAATGAATGCTGAGTGACTGACATTACTTATTTACCATTAAATAATAAATTTGCTTATCTTAGTATTTTAAAGGATGTTAAGACAGGATTTATAGTTGGTTATAAATTGTCTAAAATAAATGATATAAAAATTTATAGAGATACTCTTATTAATTCAACAAAATATAGAAATGACATAAGTAAATCGCTTATAATTCACTCTGATAATGGTTCTCAATATACATCATTTTTTGCAAAAAACTATTCAAAAAAGAATAATATAATTATTTCTTTATCAAGACCTGGAAATTCAATAGATAATGCAATTTGTGAAACATTTTTTTCTTCATTAAAAGAGGAATGAAAAAAAGAGTTAAAAGTAAACTCTTTTGAAAAATTGGAAAGCTCTATTAGTAAATATATTCACTTCTATAATTATGAAAGAATACGAGTTAAAACTTCTAACCCTCCATCTTATGAATACTTTAATAATTGAAACAAAATAAAAGTAATTGCATTAAATGCAATTACTTTATAA
- a CDS encoding ATP-binding cassette domain-containing protein, with the protein MKNLIIFDKFIKKFKSNTIGPISFQIGKGRISGLLGTSGGGKTVLLNSLLGIIKKYKVKITVDNIKRKSPKYHKSNRVIGYYTQMDFALHYISAYNFLKDSCMIMGVKKNKVNEKVKYWMKYFDVWEHRKKKVKDFSWGMKNRMNLILCFIKDPEIIIMDKPGANLDSYWRNKVKNLLIEFKNQGKTIIITVHNIDEISDIIDDYAILESGKKIFEGSTDELSIYPKYEIFIKDFFDVEAFRKYLLQENIKSFKYDEIENSLVITAQTYRQINYLFLYLIKNNLPLVNLVKLPINMESIHKALENRDIKN; encoded by the coding sequence ATGAAAAATTTAATTATCTTTGACAAATTTATTAAAAAATTTAAATCTAATACAATTGGACCAATAAGTTTTCAAATTGGAAAAGGAAGAATTTCAGGTCTTTTAGGTACAAGTGGTGGTGGAAAAACAGTTCTTTTAAATTCTTTATTAGGCATAATTAAAAAATATAAGGTTAAAATAACAGTTGATAACATAAAAAGAAAGTCACCAAAATATCATAAGTCAAATAGAGTGATTGGTTATTATACTCAAATGGACTTTGCTTTACATTATATATCTGCTTATAATTTTCTAAAAGATAGTTGCATGATAATGGGTGTAAAAAAGAATAAAGTTAATGAGAAAGTAAAATACTGAATGAAATATTTTGATGTTTGAGAACATCGTAAGAAAAAGGTTAAGGATTTTTCATGAGGAATGAAAAATAGAATGAATTTAATTCTTTGCTTTATAAAAGATCCAGAAATTATTATTATGGATAAACCAGGAGCTAATTTAGATTCTTATTGAAGAAATAAAGTAAAAAATTTATTAATTGAATTTAAAAATCAGGGTAAAACAATCATAATCACTGTTCATAATATCGATGAAATTTCAGATATTATTGATGATTATGCAATTTTGGAAAGTGGTAAAAAAATATTTGAAGGTTCAACTGACGAATTAAGTATATATCCAAAATACGAAATATTCATTAAAGATTTCTTTGATGTTGAGGCATTTAGAAAATATTTATTGCAAGAAAATATTAAATCATTTAAGTATGATGAAATTGAGAATTCCTTAGTAATTACAGCACAAACTTATCGTCAAATTAATTATTTATTTTTATATCTAATTAAAAATAATTTACCATTAGTTAATCTTGTGAAATTACCAATAAATATGGAATCAATTCATAAAGCATTAGAAAATAGAGATATTAAAAATTAA